One Bacillus sp. 1780r2a1 DNA segment encodes these proteins:
- a CDS encoding MFS transporter has translation MEHLEHRKKVAIMIAIMSAMLFTAVNQTIVGTALPRIIAELQGIEYYSWVFTSFMLASSITAILVGKLSDIYGRKPFILTGIGIFIIGSLCAGFSNTMIQLIIFRAVQGLGGGLIMSTAFTAVGDLFTPRERGRWQGLLSSVFGLASVFGPTLGGWIVDNANWHWVFWVFLPFGIVAFVLIWMLFPSVEKREGEKVDYAGSLFLTTTIVPLLLAFSWAGSKYDWVSTPIISLFIGTIVSLAVFIMVERKAKSPVLPLHLFRNNIFTLSNVVGFILGAGMFGAAMYIPFFIQGVIGRSATASGLIMMPMTLAMVLASTLGGQYITKTGKYKGLAIIGLAIMSAGMFSLSAMNQDSTSTNVIINNILVGLGLGMSFPVFTLIIQNAVEQRYLGVATASSQLFRQLGGTVGVAIMGTMMNSRMSSHMTEEVSGASVPPELASKLQGLDPQVLMDPARLAEIQKQVPASMQQAFDGFVSILRETLSYSLTGVYLTAGFIVVTGVVLTFFIKAIPLRMSQRTDEKENEGHENKAG, from the coding sequence ATGGAACATTTAGAACATCGAAAAAAAGTAGCCATTATGATTGCAATTATGTCAGCAATGCTGTTTACAGCCGTAAACCAAACGATTGTAGGTACTGCATTGCCACGTATTATTGCTGAGCTACAGGGAATTGAATATTATAGCTGGGTATTTACAAGCTTTATGTTAGCTTCCAGTATTACAGCTATTCTAGTAGGGAAACTTTCAGATATTTACGGGCGTAAGCCGTTTATTTTAACAGGAATCGGTATTTTCATTATCGGTTCACTATGTGCAGGATTTTCAAACACGATGATTCAATTAATTATCTTCCGCGCTGTTCAAGGTCTTGGTGGAGGTTTAATTATGTCGACTGCATTTACAGCAGTTGGAGATTTATTTACGCCGCGTGAGCGCGGTCGTTGGCAAGGGTTACTAAGCTCAGTATTTGGTTTAGCCAGCGTATTTGGTCCAACGCTTGGAGGTTGGATTGTTGATAATGCAAACTGGCACTGGGTTTTCTGGGTATTCTTACCGTTTGGTATCGTTGCATTTGTTTTAATTTGGATGCTGTTTCCAAGTGTTGAAAAACGAGAAGGTGAAAAGGTCGACTATGCCGGTTCACTATTCTTAACAACAACAATTGTACCGCTACTATTAGCGTTCTCATGGGCTGGTTCTAAGTATGATTGGGTGTCAACACCAATCATTAGCTTATTTATTGGAACAATTGTTTCACTAGCTGTTTTCATTATGGTTGAACGAAAAGCAAAAAGTCCGGTACTACCGCTGCACTTATTCCGTAACAATATCTTTACGCTATCAAACGTTGTTGGATTTATCTTAGGTGCTGGAATGTTTGGAGCAGCGATGTACATTCCGTTCTTCATTCAAGGTGTTATTGGTCGTTCTGCAACGGCGTCTGGGTTAATTATGATGCCAATGACGCTTGCAATGGTACTTGCAAGTACGCTCGGCGGACAGTATATTACGAAAACAGGTAAGTATAAAGGGTTAGCAATCATTGGTTTAGCCATCATGTCAGCTGGAATGTTCTCACTTTCAGCAATGAATCAAGATTCAACGTCAACAAATGTAATCATTAACAATATTCTAGTTGGTTTAGGATTAGGAATGAGCTTCCCAGTGTTTACGCTAATTATTCAAAATGCTGTTGAACAGCGCTATCTAGGTGTAGCAACAGCATCTAGTCAATTGTTCCGTCAGCTTGGTGGTACCGTTGGAGTTGCGATTATGGGAACAATGATGAACTCACGTATGTCTAGTCACATGACAGAAGAAGTAAGCGGAGCATCTGTACCTCCTGAATTAGCTTCCAAGCTTCAGGGGTTAGATCCACAGGTACTAATGGACCCTGCGCGTTTAGCAGAAATTCAAAAGCAGGTACCGGCATCTATGCAACAAGCATTTGATGGCTTTGTATCTATTCTTCGTGAAACATTAAGCTATTCACTAACAGGTGTTTATCTAACTGCTGGTTTTATTGTTGTGACGGGTGTAGTTCTAACGTTCTTTATTAAAGCTATTCCGCTTCGAATGAGTCAGCGCACAGATGAAAAAGAAAACGAAGGACATGAAAATAAAGCAGGATAA
- a CDS encoding ABC transporter permease subunit: MIWHVYIKELLDSLRDKKTIYLSVLIPMVMNIGMLYFVDSYGSGKEDKSITVAIGEQADGHVTSWLKQDKSIEVMKVENPVQAVEEGEASIAIRASQNFSEQMTNLNSPEITLYSDLTSGKGDAANAYVSALLEQQQKGLVNEQLLELEVDKRTLSPFVIKAKNVNGEDSSLGMVSMFAPLLIIMTIIAGCLPSANDMFAGEKEKNTMEALLMTPVKKIHLIIGKWLAISTLGMVSGILSLVTFIVFIQYFTKNLGNALDLSSHLGIFSLSLFLGIVLFSLLVGMILSIFSLLANTVKEAQNYASPVLMLAFIPYFLLVGTSINEFTNIDFLIPVYNVYALIKQLLYGVFDITSIGLVTISIGVVIACLFAVANILFSKSKWVLGKS, translated from the coding sequence ATGATTTGGCATGTATATATAAAAGAATTACTGGATTCGTTACGCGATAAGAAAACCATTTATCTCAGTGTATTGATTCCAATGGTCATGAATATAGGAATGTTATATTTTGTAGACTCGTATGGTTCAGGTAAAGAAGATAAATCAATTACAGTGGCCATTGGTGAACAAGCTGACGGGCATGTTACTAGTTGGTTAAAGCAGGATAAAAGTATTGAAGTTATGAAAGTTGAAAATCCAGTACAAGCGGTTGAAGAAGGAGAAGCTTCTATTGCAATAAGAGCCAGTCAAAATTTCTCTGAGCAAATGACAAACTTAAATTCTCCCGAAATTACGTTATACAGTGATCTTACAAGTGGGAAAGGAGATGCTGCGAATGCCTATGTAAGTGCACTATTAGAACAGCAGCAAAAAGGCTTAGTAAATGAACAGCTACTGGAATTAGAGGTGGATAAACGAACGCTCTCGCCGTTTGTAATCAAAGCAAAAAATGTAAATGGTGAAGATAGTTCACTTGGAATGGTTTCTATGTTTGCTCCTCTTCTTATTATTATGACGATTATAGCAGGGTGTCTCCCTTCAGCAAATGATATGTTTGCTGGTGAAAAAGAAAAAAATACGATGGAAGCTTTATTAATGACACCAGTAAAAAAAATTCATCTAATTATAGGAAAGTGGCTAGCTATTTCAACACTTGGCATGGTAAGTGGTATTCTGTCTTTAGTGACATTTATCGTATTTATTCAATATTTTACGAAAAATTTGGGAAATGCATTAGATCTGTCCAGTCATTTGGGGATATTTAGCCTTTCATTATTTCTTGGCATTGTATTATTTTCCTTACTAGTAGGCATGATACTATCTATTTTCAGCCTATTAGCAAATACGGTTAAGGAAGCGCAAAACTATGCTTCACCTGTTCTTATGCTTGCATTCATTCCATACTTTCTATTGGTGGGTACATCCATTAACGAATTTACTAACATTGATTTTCTTATACCGGTTTATAACGTATATGCGCTTATTAAACAGCTACTATACGGTGTATTCGACATAACAAGTATAGGGCTTGTCACGATTAGTATAGGAGTAGTAATTGCCTGTTTGTTTGCGGTTGCGAATATTTTATTTTCAAAGAGTAAATGGGTGCTTGGTAAATCTTAA
- a CDS encoding spore germination protein: MENNVKEQFQVSPSFLFFLIHSVQVGVGLLGFQRYIVKGAGHDAWISVIASGLAVSILFWMCFYVLKRENTDVIEIHRLYFGKWIGNLFNIILCLYFFSFAITIYRTYIEVLQVWMFPQLTTWSISLIYLPLIYYIISGGFRVITGIAFFGVILPLPLFFSLFYPLSLGEVNNILPILDHSFGELFTSFKTMTFSYLGFESILFFYPYIKNGPSSYKWGQAGLLFTTILYTFLTIVTFVYFSQGQLLKTIWPTLTMAKIIEIPFIQRFEYIVISLWLLVVLPAICTTLWCSVRGMRRTFRGKSTIYLLAFMIILLAFSIFFDNRKNIDILNNTVSQIGTYVIYLYIPFLFIFSIIRSKIKGSKRTPEPRQEPQKKSESPSS; encoded by the coding sequence GTGGAAAACAACGTGAAAGAACAATTTCAAGTCTCTCCGTCCTTTCTGTTCTTTTTAATTCATTCTGTTCAAGTAGGGGTTGGACTACTAGGGTTTCAAAGATACATCGTGAAAGGTGCCGGACATGACGCTTGGATTTCAGTCATTGCCTCTGGCTTAGCCGTTTCTATTCTGTTTTGGATGTGCTTTTATGTACTAAAACGTGAAAATACGGATGTCATCGAAATCCACCGCCTGTATTTCGGAAAATGGATTGGCAATCTCTTTAATATCATTTTATGCCTATACTTTTTCTCTTTTGCAATCACAATTTATCGAACATATATTGAAGTTTTACAGGTCTGGATGTTCCCGCAGCTAACCACTTGGAGTATTTCACTGATCTATCTTCCCCTGATTTATTACATTATTTCAGGTGGTTTTCGCGTCATTACAGGTATTGCATTCTTTGGGGTGATTCTTCCATTACCTTTATTTTTTTCATTATTTTATCCACTGTCGTTAGGTGAAGTAAACAATATCTTACCGATTTTAGATCATAGCTTTGGTGAGTTGTTTACTTCTTTTAAAACAATGACGTTTAGCTACTTGGGGTTTGAATCGATTTTATTTTTTTATCCCTACATTAAAAATGGACCCTCTAGTTACAAGTGGGGGCAAGCTGGCCTTTTATTTACAACAATTCTCTATACATTTTTAACAATTGTAACATTTGTTTATTTTAGTCAAGGGCAGCTTTTAAAAACGATTTGGCCGACGCTTACAATGGCTAAAATAATCGAGATTCCCTTTATCCAACGATTTGAATACATCGTAATTTCGTTATGGCTTCTTGTTGTTTTACCAGCAATTTGTACAACCTTATGGTGCAGCGTTCGAGGGATGAGACGGACGTTTCGCGGAAAATCTACTATTTACTTATTAGCTTTTATGATAATTCTATTAGCTTTTTCAATTTTCTTTGACAATCGAAAAAACATAGATATTTTAAATAACACCGTTTCCCAAATAGGAACATACGTTATTTATCTTTACATTCCTTTTCTATTTATTTTCAGCATTATTCGTTCAAAAATAAAAGGAAGCAAACGAACACCTGAACCACGGCAAGAACCTCAAAAAAAGAGTGAGTCACCTTCATCGTGA
- a CDS encoding NCS2 family permease, with the protein MFKLREANTNAKTEVLAGITTFLTMVYIVVVNPVILSDAGVPFDQVFMATIISAVIGTLWMALAANYPIAIAPGMGLNAYFAYSVVGSHGNIDYRIAFAAVFVAGLIFVILSLTPFREKLIEAIPGNLKHGITAGIGLFIAFVGLRSAGIIVANESNLVGLGDLQSPGVVLTLVGLAITIALYAMNINGALFFGMLITAVIALFTGQLSFDQGFVSAPSLPEGLLITNPLTAFGDVIQHGLYAVVFSFLLVTIFDTTGTMIGVAQQAGLMKDNHMPKARQALLADSFGTSIGAMFGTSPTTAFIESSAGVAAGGRTGLTGVTVALLFIVAAFFSPLVSAVSGIAAITSPALIIVGSLMMGSIAKINWSEFDEAFPAFLVILTMPLTSSIATGIALGFISHPLMKIVKGKAKEVHPLVYVFAVLFLYQLVFLPH; encoded by the coding sequence ATGTTTAAGTTACGAGAAGCTAACACGAATGCTAAAACAGAGGTTTTAGCTGGAATTACTACATTTTTAACAATGGTTTATATCGTGGTTGTAAACCCTGTAATTTTATCAGATGCAGGTGTACCATTTGATCAAGTATTTATGGCAACCATCATTTCAGCTGTGATTGGTACACTGTGGATGGCACTTGCCGCTAATTATCCAATTGCAATTGCGCCAGGTATGGGATTAAACGCATATTTTGCATACTCTGTTGTCGGTTCACACGGTAACATCGATTATAGAATTGCTTTTGCGGCCGTGTTTGTCGCAGGTCTTATTTTCGTTATTTTGTCGCTCACGCCGTTTCGTGAGAAATTAATTGAAGCCATTCCAGGAAACTTAAAGCATGGAATTACAGCTGGTATTGGCCTTTTCATCGCCTTTGTCGGCCTTCGTTCAGCAGGTATTATTGTCGCAAACGAATCCAATCTTGTTGGCTTAGGAGATCTTCAATCTCCTGGCGTTGTACTTACTTTAGTTGGATTGGCTATTACGATTGCGTTATACGCAATGAATATCAACGGCGCGTTGTTTTTCGGTATGCTCATTACAGCCGTTATCGCCCTTTTCACAGGTCAACTTTCTTTTGACCAAGGATTTGTATCTGCCCCTTCTCTACCAGAAGGACTTTTAATTACAAACCCGCTAACTGCGTTTGGTGACGTTATTCAGCATGGTTTGTATGCTGTTGTATTTTCTTTCTTACTAGTAACCATTTTTGATACGACAGGTACAATGATTGGTGTAGCACAGCAAGCAGGATTAATGAAAGATAACCATATGCCAAAAGCACGTCAAGCTCTTCTTGCAGATTCTTTCGGTACATCAATTGGTGCAATGTTTGGAACAAGCCCAACAACTGCTTTCATTGAATCTTCAGCTGGTGTTGCTGCCGGTGGACGTACAGGCTTAACTGGCGTAACCGTAGCTCTTTTATTCATTGTTGCTGCATTCTTCAGTCCGCTTGTAAGCGCCGTTTCAGGTATTGCAGCGATTACGTCTCCGGCTTTAATCATTGTAGGTAGCTTAATGATGGGCTCTATTGCAAAGATTAACTGGAGTGAGTTTGATGAAGCATTTCCTGCGTTTCTTGTCATCTTAACAATGCCTCTGACATCAAGCATTGCAACTGGAATTGCGCTAGGATTTATCTCACATCCACTAATGAAGATTGTAAAAGGTAAAGCAAAAGAGGTTCATCCACTTGTTTATGTATTTGCTGTCTTATTCTTATATCAACTTGTGTTTTTACCACATTAA
- a CDS encoding LytTR family DNA-binding domain-containing protein has translation MKVGLVDDEKYDLEKLKLSLKNADNLEIIFATSDAEEAYEEIKKDEIDLLITDIEMPLLSGYELADFINSYALNIKVIFVTGHTGFAVHAFELNVLDYIMKPYSKERLFKGINRFLQINEPQGRKDKLVLKQKNEMQIIDKKDIIFAERTGRSTTIFTTIGDYSTYLSLNDLEKELNKSHFMRSHRAFIINVQYVKNFSLYTKHSYSISFQQTNQTALITKSNLDRLQRNFF, from the coding sequence ATGAAGGTTGGATTAGTAGATGATGAAAAGTACGATTTAGAAAAGTTAAAATTATCGTTAAAAAACGCAGATAATCTTGAAATTATTTTTGCAACAAGTGATGCTGAAGAAGCGTACGAAGAAATTAAAAAAGACGAAATTGACTTGCTCATTACAGATATTGAAATGCCTTTGCTTTCAGGATATGAATTAGCCGATTTTATAAATAGCTACGCGCTAAATATTAAAGTCATTTTTGTTACGGGCCATACAGGCTTTGCGGTACACGCTTTTGAATTGAACGTTTTAGACTACATCATGAAACCTTACTCGAAAGAGCGATTATTTAAAGGCATTAATCGATTTTTACAAATTAACGAACCTCAAGGTAGGAAGGATAAGCTTGTCTTAAAACAAAAAAATGAAATGCAAATCATTGATAAAAAAGATATTATTTTTGCTGAACGAACGGGAAGATCAACTACAATTTTTACAACAATAGGAGACTATTCTACTTATCTATCGCTAAATGATTTAGAAAAAGAGCTCAACAAGTCTCATTTCATGCGTTCACATCGTGCTTTTATTATTAATGTTCAATATGTAAAAAATTTTTCTCTCTATACGAAGCACTCTTATTCAATTTCATTTCAACAAACGAACCAAACCGCCCTAATCACTAAAAGCAATTTAGATCGTTTACAGCGGAATTTTTTCTAA
- a CDS encoding Ger(x)C family spore germination protein: MKKLIVIACCSLFLISCADREIIDEIQVVNAIGYDYDEDKDKIRGTVLYPIFKYGPTEEPSIIAAKGDSSFDIPLHLNVKSSLPLAFGQLRSVIIGEDYAKHGMRDLVNTLARNPDLGRTIKVAITDGNAHEMLSSVTRKKIKDYQFISNLIDQNIETENLPLTNLQTFLFSFFSDDRDPFLPLLSQEKDAIKLEGIALFKNEKYISSIDMKETFLLKLLLDGTKHGRYTMDIKHEGHSGEVILENLRTKTKYTLKGNRQNPTIVVHLHIDGLVKEFPQWLSLTTPSNINMLEEKLTSNLEKDSNNLIKKLQKLGVDPICFTDYVRSRTRNFNSQRFRENYSNMDIHVKAHVNLVQTGISQ; encoded by the coding sequence ATGAAAAAATTAATAGTTATAGCTTGTTGTAGTCTCTTTCTAATCAGCTGTGCCGACCGCGAAATAATTGATGAAATCCAAGTCGTGAATGCGATTGGATACGATTACGATGAGGACAAAGACAAAATTCGAGGAACCGTTTTATACCCTATCTTTAAATATGGACCAACGGAGGAACCAAGCATCATTGCAGCCAAAGGCGATAGCTCTTTTGATATCCCTCTTCACCTAAACGTTAAGTCTTCGCTTCCTTTGGCATTTGGCCAGTTGCGTAGCGTCATAATTGGTGAAGACTATGCCAAACATGGAATGCGAGATTTAGTCAATACGCTCGCTCGAAATCCCGACTTAGGACGTACCATTAAAGTAGCCATCACAGACGGTAATGCACATGAAATGTTAAGCTCTGTTACGCGAAAGAAAATTAAGGATTATCAGTTTATCTCAAATTTAATTGACCAGAATATTGAAACTGAAAACCTACCACTAACTAACTTACAAACGTTTTTATTTAGTTTTTTTAGCGATGACCGTGATCCTTTTTTACCGCTGTTATCCCAAGAAAAAGATGCAATCAAATTAGAAGGAATTGCATTGTTTAAAAATGAAAAATACATTTCTTCAATTGATATGAAAGAGACCTTTTTACTGAAGCTACTCTTGGATGGGACAAAACACGGTCGTTATACAATGGATATTAAGCACGAGGGACATTCAGGAGAAGTCATTTTGGAAAATCTCCGAACTAAAACAAAGTATACATTAAAAGGGAACCGCCAGAACCCTACCATTGTTGTACATTTACACATTGATGGCCTTGTAAAAGAGTTTCCACAGTGGCTCAGTTTAACAACACCCTCTAATATCAATATGCTTGAAGAAAAGTTAACCTCAAACTTAGAGAAGGATAGCAATAATCTAATTAAAAAGCTTCAAAAATTAGGCGTTGACCCAATTTGCTTTACAGATTACGTTCGCAGCCGTACGCGCAACTTTAACAGCCAACGCTTTAGAGAAAACTATTCAAATATGGATATCCATGTAAAAGCGCATGTAAATTTAGTTCAAACAGGTATCAGTCAATAG
- a CDS encoding transcriptional regulator, whose translation MAIKTLDVAKQLGIHPSTVLKWAKLAEIDIQRNDAGHWEFTEENVIKLEEFKNNRNRQAIVKVVDASDDRIEQLQKQMDELYDKWSAHEEVAASIAADDTDNQKLQDVEAQVAVLQETLKAYQSVKNKVVEEPNQEMQRQIDQLLMRLIENEKRTEEKAGEVVTFQLLEHRKEIDQLTKKMTKLQAKVEELETRLKDSQFAAAKKPPKWRTFLTGLFTY comes from the coding sequence ATGGCAATAAAAACGCTTGACGTGGCCAAACAGTTAGGAATTCATCCGAGTACGGTTTTAAAGTGGGCAAAGCTTGCAGAAATTGATATTCAACGAAATGATGCTGGACACTGGGAGTTTACGGAAGAAAATGTTATAAAGCTTGAGGAGTTTAAGAATAATCGGAATCGACAAGCGATCGTGAAAGTAGTTGATGCAAGCGATGATCGTATTGAGCAGCTTCAAAAGCAAATGGATGAACTTTACGATAAGTGGTCAGCTCATGAAGAAGTAGCAGCTTCAATAGCAGCTGATGATACGGACAATCAAAAGCTACAAGATGTAGAAGCTCAGGTAGCTGTACTGCAAGAAACGCTTAAAGCCTATCAGTCTGTGAAGAATAAAGTAGTGGAAGAGCCTAATCAAGAAATGCAGCGTCAAATTGACCAGCTATTAATGCGCTTGATTGAAAATGAAAAAAGAACTGAAGAAAAGGCAGGAGAAGTGGTAACGTTTCAGCTTCTTGAGCACCGAAAAGAGATTGATCAGTTAACGAAAAAGATGACAAAGCTCCAAGCAAAAGTAGAGGAGTTGGAAACACGCTTAAAAGACAGTCAGTTTGCAGCTGCGAAAAAGCCTCCCAAATGGCGAACGTTTTTAACAGGATTATTCACGTATTAG
- a CDS encoding ATP-binding cassette domain-containing protein, which produces MIELKGVSKLFVEKKEKIQAVQSVNVKIKKGEVVGLLGENGAGKTTLLRMISTVMEPSEGSIFIEGINIHRDPNKVKKRMGVLFGGETGLYDRLTARENLSYFAKFYGMSKHETKVRIEELAKRFGMRDYLDRKVGGFSKGMRQKVAIARTLLHNPDVILFDEPTTGLDITAANMFRELVRSLKKEGRTIIFSSHIMEEVEQLCESVIMIHKGKMVYHGTNESLYEEEESRDLNYIFMSRIIRGV; this is translated from the coding sequence GTGATTGAACTGAAGGGTGTATCTAAACTTTTTGTTGAAAAAAAAGAAAAAATTCAAGCGGTTCAAAGTGTAAACGTCAAGATAAAAAAAGGAGAGGTTGTGGGCCTTTTAGGTGAAAATGGAGCGGGGAAAACGACGCTTTTGCGAATGATTTCAACCGTTATGGAACCATCTGAAGGTAGCATTTTCATTGAAGGTATTAACATTCATAGAGATCCTAACAAAGTAAAAAAAAGAATGGGTGTATTGTTCGGAGGGGAAACGGGATTGTACGACCGCTTGACGGCAAGGGAAAACTTATCTTATTTTGCAAAGTTTTATGGAATGAGTAAACATGAAACAAAAGTAAGGATTGAAGAGTTAGCGAAGCGATTCGGCATGCGCGACTATTTGGATCGAAAAGTAGGAGGATTTTCAAAAGGAATGCGTCAAAAGGTAGCAATTGCAAGGACGCTTCTACATAATCCAGACGTTATCTTGTTTGACGAACCAACGACCGGTCTTGATATTACGGCTGCTAATATGTTTCGTGAGCTGGTGCGAAGTTTGAAAAAAGAAGGAAGGACTATTATCTTTTCCAGTCACATAATGGAGGAAGTTGAACAGCTCTGTGAATCTGTCATTATGATACACAAAGGAAAAATGGTATATCACGGCACAAATGAATCTCTATATGAAGAAGAAGAAAGCAGAGATTTAAACTATATCTTTATGTCTCGTATTATAAGGGGGGTTTAA
- a CDS encoding MarR family transcriptional regulator, with amino-acid sequence MKERHELLHEMELLFRSVFRQLRQEINSVFDSELSTNAFMILRMLRNGGPQKSTDISKHLQVSASHITALTDLLLSKGYVERKKSEADRRIVEIVITEKGHAIFEEIEAKKRAYFFERFNDFTNEEIQIMNTLFQKIDRSSERQSN; translated from the coding sequence GTGAAAGAACGTCATGAGCTTCTCCATGAAATGGAGTTGTTGTTCCGCAGCGTATTTCGTCAGCTTCGACAAGAAATTAACAGCGTATTTGATTCGGAGTTATCAACTAATGCCTTTATGATTCTTCGCATGTTAAGAAATGGAGGTCCTCAAAAATCAACCGATATTTCAAAGCACCTACAGGTATCAGCTAGTCACATTACAGCTTTGACGGATTTGCTTTTATCTAAAGGGTACGTGGAACGAAAGAAGTCAGAGGCGGATCGAAGAATTGTTGAAATTGTCATTACTGAAAAAGGGCATGCTATATTTGAGGAAATTGAAGCAAAAAAAAGAGCGTACTTTTTTGAGCGGTTTAACGATTTTACAAATGAGGAAATTCAAATTATGAACACATTATTTCAAAAAATTGATCGTTCTTCGGAACGACAGTCAAACTAA
- the msrB gene encoding peptide-methionine (R)-S-oxide reductase MsrB, with product MTPIQYEVTQNDATEPPFRNEFWNHTEEGIYVDIVSGEPLFSSRDKYDAGCGWPSFTKPINKEEVKENMDVSHNMVRTEVRSKAANSHLGHVFEDGPTEAGGLRYCINSAALRFVPKDKLEEEGYGEYVALFN from the coding sequence TTGACGCCAATTCAATACGAGGTAACACAAAACGATGCAACCGAACCTCCATTTCGAAATGAATTCTGGAATCATACAGAAGAAGGAATCTATGTAGACATTGTTTCTGGAGAACCACTCTTTAGCTCACGAGATAAATATGACGCGGGGTGCGGATGGCCTTCCTTTACCAAGCCTATTAACAAGGAAGAAGTAAAGGAAAATATGGATGTTAGTCATAATATGGTTCGTACGGAAGTGCGGAGCAAAGCTGCAAATTCACATTTAGGCCATGTTTTTGAAGATGGTCCGACAGAAGCTGGAGGATTACGCTACTGCATCAACTCAGCGGCTCTTCGATTTGTCCCTAAAGATAAGCTGGAAGAAGAGGGATACGGTGAGTATGTAGCGCTATTCAACTAA
- a CDS encoding GHKL domain-containing protein: MKYLLSITTLCSTVILLSKPLPAIALAFIWTVVWTSVYIYIKQVTFEISISLVAFTLSICIVSGIWISDSSIVSLLLLAVLLIYYFETAKLHKQIYLTNKREMAASSELSKTNDSFQQIRGERHDFMKHISAVSYLIDSNQYEKANEYIKHYVDALYNTNTYMKGESGHIASVLYQWKQQAVQHNIELVFQLDYPLSQLPISKLDQMNLLINLLENAFDAAICTDKKQIKITSFVKSGIYILEVTNSTPSLSNELQDQLFKQFNQTTKLGSHEGLGTFVIHELVQQYNGYLDYLYQNQRLTIKVKFPIVV, translated from the coding sequence ATGAAGTACCTCTTATCGATAACTACTCTATGCTCCACTGTTATTTTGCTTAGCAAGCCCCTACCTGCTATCGCTCTTGCATTTATATGGACAGTAGTTTGGACCAGCGTGTATATCTATATAAAACAAGTTACGTTTGAGATTTCTATTTCATTGGTAGCATTTACTTTGTCAATTTGTATAGTAAGCGGTATATGGATTTCTGATTCCTCTATTGTGTCGCTGCTGCTGTTAGCTGTTTTATTAATTTACTATTTCGAAACGGCGAAACTCCATAAACAAATATACCTGACGAATAAGCGTGAAATGGCAGCAAGCTCTGAGCTTTCAAAGACGAACGACTCGTTTCAACAAATACGAGGAGAGCGACATGATTTTATGAAACATATAAGCGCTGTATCCTATCTTATCGATAGCAACCAATATGAAAAAGCTAATGAGTATATTAAACACTATGTCGACGCACTGTATAACACAAATACATACATGAAAGGGGAAAGCGGACATATCGCTTCAGTTCTATATCAATGGAAGCAGCAGGCAGTTCAACATAACATCGAGCTAGTATTTCAGCTTGATTACCCACTGTCACAACTTCCTATTTCAAAGCTTGATCAAATGAACTTGCTAATCAATCTTCTAGAAAACGCCTTTGATGCAGCTATCTGTACTGATAAAAAGCAGATTAAAATTACATCATTTGTAAAAAGTGGTATTTACATACTGGAAGTGACCAATTCAACCCCATCACTCTCTAATGAACTTCAGGACCAACTCTTTAAACAGTTTAATCAAACCACCAAGCTAGGTAGCCACGAAGGTCTTGGTACATTTGTCATTCATGAACTAGTTCAGCAATATAACGGTTACTTAGATTACCTTTATCAAAACCAACGATTAACCATTAAAGTTAAATTTCCAATTGTTGTTTAA